From one Brevibacterium sp. 'Marine' genomic stretch:
- a CDS encoding permease, translating into MTHTSASAPVRPPQRLSAADWVGLGVLALLLVVGLSWSKWLPYWDKTLTLSQTSLWEGSPLFDAAGDSVSLSGAWEFTLVYFTAVWKALLVALLVAAAVDALVPRDWLLRLLNRRSHTGQSLVGAVLSMPSMMCTCCAAPVAAGLRDSGVRRSAALAYWVGNPLLNPAVLIFLALVLPWQYMVVRIVFALLIAVGAAALIGRWVSGPAEVAPEPDAASARLSSLPTRYLRSLARFTLILVPEHLALVFVIGLIAPWLTGVFGLEAQLGAGAVLIVAVVATLLVIPTGGEIPIILTLVPLGVGVGVTGALLIALPALSIPSMVMVGKAMGWKTTAAMGAAVAVAAVLAGGALAVLS; encoded by the coding sequence ATGACGCACACCTCGGCTTCGGCACCAGTTCGGCCCCCGCAGAGACTCAGTGCCGCCGACTGGGTCGGACTCGGCGTGCTCGCATTGCTGCTCGTCGTCGGCCTGAGCTGGTCGAAATGGCTGCCGTACTGGGACAAGACTCTCACCCTGAGCCAGACCTCGCTGTGGGAGGGCTCGCCGCTCTTCGACGCCGCCGGGGACTCGGTGTCGCTGTCCGGTGCGTGGGAGTTCACGTTGGTGTACTTCACCGCCGTGTGGAAGGCCCTGCTCGTGGCGCTGCTCGTCGCGGCCGCCGTCGATGCCCTGGTGCCGCGTGACTGGCTGCTGAGGCTGCTCAATCGTCGCAGCCACACCGGTCAGTCCCTCGTCGGTGCCGTCTTGTCGATGCCGTCGATGATGTGCACCTGCTGTGCGGCGCCGGTCGCCGCAGGTCTGCGGGATTCGGGCGTCCGGCGGTCGGCCGCTCTTGCCTATTGGGTGGGCAATCCGCTGCTCAACCCCGCAGTCCTCATCTTCTTGGCCCTCGTCCTGCCATGGCAGTACATGGTCGTGCGCATCGTCTTCGCGCTCCTCATCGCCGTCGGTGCGGCTGCTCTCATCGGACGGTGGGTGAGCGGTCCCGCCGAGGTGGCACCCGAGCCCGACGCCGCCTCGGCGCGTCTGTCGTCGCTGCCCACCCGCTACCTGCGGTCCTTGGCCAGGTTCACACTCATCCTTGTGCCCGAACACCTTGCGCTCGTGTTCGTCATCGGACTCATCGCACCGTGGCTGACCGGGGTCTTCGGGCTCGAAGCTCAGTTGGGTGCCGGCGCGGTCCTGATCGTGGCGGTCGTGGCGACCCTGCTGGTCATTCCCACCGGTGGAGAGATTCCGATCATCCTCACCCTCGTGCCACTCGGCGTCGGCGTCGGTGTCACGGGTGCACTGCTCATCGCGCTGCCGGCCCTGAGCATTCCGTCGATGGTCATGGTCGGCAAGGCGATGGGGTGGAAGACGACGGCAGCAATGGGCGCGGCCGTCGCGGTCGCCGCGGTACTGGCCGGAGGAGCGCTGGCAGTCCTGAGCTGA
- a CDS encoding methylenetetrahydrofolate reductase gives MSTTLITPRISASAPASAIEPHPEARHRLRRALSFEVIPPRSEKQAARLPELLRFLDSLSPDYLAVTSSANSGWLQGTADFIADITATTSLRPLAHLACTAGTEAQLLPWIDHLLGVGVRGFLAIRGDFPAGESSLPPGHLPHADALVQLLRTVETDNVARLAAGRLGIGVAAYPSGHPESTGPEEDLDVLAAKQRNGADFAITQLFFDPHAYARLRRRAEHAGITIPIIPGILPITDIKRLHTMGRLSGLPVPDHLIARFDHAGDAAAARRIGLEITAEHTAAILDQGADGLHFYTFNDQNTTEDLLTALEQKGISVSSFPPQPPPRRWPPSTDLESTTAKENHA, from the coding sequence ATGTCCACCACACTCATCACGCCGCGGATCTCCGCCTCGGCACCGGCTTCTGCGATCGAACCGCACCCGGAGGCTCGGCACCGTCTGCGCCGAGCGCTGTCCTTCGAGGTCATCCCACCCAGGTCCGAAAAGCAGGCCGCACGGCTGCCCGAACTGCTGCGATTCCTCGACTCGCTGAGCCCCGATTACCTTGCCGTGACCTCCTCAGCAAATAGCGGCTGGCTGCAGGGCACTGCGGACTTCATCGCCGACATCACCGCCACCACCTCCCTTCGACCCTTGGCGCATCTTGCCTGCACGGCCGGCACCGAGGCGCAGCTGCTGCCCTGGATCGACCACCTCCTCGGCGTCGGGGTGCGAGGATTTCTCGCCATCCGCGGGGACTTCCCCGCCGGAGAATCGAGCCTGCCGCCCGGGCACCTGCCCCACGCCGATGCCCTTGTGCAGCTGCTGCGCACCGTCGAGACCGACAACGTCGCCCGGCTGGCCGCCGGACGCCTCGGCATCGGCGTCGCCGCCTATCCTTCCGGGCACCCCGAGTCCACAGGGCCGGAAGAAGACCTCGACGTGCTGGCCGCCAAACAGCGCAACGGTGCCGACTTCGCGATCACGCAGCTCTTCTTCGACCCGCACGCCTACGCCAGGCTGCGCCGTCGCGCCGAGCATGCCGGCATCACCATTCCGATCATCCCCGGCATCCTGCCGATCACCGACATCAAACGACTGCACACGATGGGACGCCTCTCCGGACTCCCCGTCCCCGACCACCTCATCGCCCGCTTCGATCACGCCGGAGATGCCGCCGCCGCTCGACGCATCGGGCTCGAGATCACCGCCGAACACACGGCCGCGATCCTCGACCAGGGGGCCGACGGCCTCCACTTCTACACCTTCAACGACCAGAACACGACCGAAGACCTGCTCACCGCACTCGAACAGAAAGGAATCTCAGTGAGCTCATTCCCACCCCAACCCCCGCCTCGGCGCTGGCCGCCATCAACCGATCTTGAATCAACGACAGCGAAGGAGAACCACGCATGA
- a CDS encoding RelA/SpoT domain-containing protein: MSDDSRLRTIVERAYVERLDAWQTAAVRIKHWLTEQQKGLLKDKDISRLDVDGHRIKDAARTLAKLTEKFDEDPQLDIRDTDDVEDQIRDIVGIKVLCKSPRDQKMMFAALRDPDQLGSFELIESRDYTDPPKASGYRACHVILRIPSDQGQPVFAEIQVKTRLQDAWSELTHEDMYKPGAAMKPSKLHGEFARAMANMLATVDDMADTLAVELTALTDPEHELDPVALREQESAIDVRVRATGPKYALAVDGSGRQGLIPAFAVRKLSETKGTIKVNDYIAVDDRLRVSAEEDSKGLYYIPLELPRG, encoded by the coding sequence GTGAGCGACGATTCGCGGCTGAGAACGATCGTCGAACGAGCCTACGTCGAACGCCTCGACGCCTGGCAGACGGCGGCTGTGCGGATCAAGCATTGGCTGACCGAACAGCAGAAGGGCCTACTCAAGGACAAGGACATCTCACGCCTCGACGTCGACGGGCATCGGATCAAGGACGCCGCGCGGACCCTGGCCAAGCTGACAGAGAAGTTCGATGAGGATCCGCAGCTCGACATCCGTGACACCGACGACGTCGAGGATCAGATCCGCGACATCGTCGGCATCAAGGTTCTGTGCAAATCCCCACGCGACCAGAAGATGATGTTCGCGGCCCTGCGCGACCCCGACCAACTCGGCTCCTTCGAACTCATCGAGTCGCGGGACTATACGGACCCTCCGAAGGCCAGCGGCTACCGAGCCTGCCACGTCATCCTCCGTATCCCCTCGGACCAGGGGCAGCCGGTGTTCGCCGAAATTCAGGTCAAGACCCGCCTCCAGGACGCCTGGAGCGAACTGACCCATGAAGACATGTACAAGCCGGGTGCGGCGATGAAGCCGAGCAAGCTGCACGGCGAATTCGCTCGCGCCATGGCGAACATGCTCGCCACGGTCGATGACATGGCCGACACGCTGGCCGTCGAGCTCACCGCACTGACCGACCCCGAACACGAACTCGATCCGGTGGCGCTGCGCGAACAGGAAAGCGCCATCGACGTCCGGGTGCGTGCCACCGGACCCAAATACGCCCTGGCCGTCGACGGTTCGGGCCGTCAAGGTCTCATCCCGGCCTTCGCCGTACGCAAGCTCAGCGAGACGAAGGGGACCATCAAGGTCAACGACTACATCGCCGTCGACGATCGGCTGCGGGTCAGTGCGGAAGAGGACTCGAAGGGCCTGTACTACATTCCCCTCGAGCTGCCCCGAGGCTGA
- the metE gene encoding 5-methyltetrahydropteroyltriglutamate--homocysteine S-methyltransferase yields the protein MTAPFPTATITGYPRIGPRREQKKALESYWAGRIDAAEYAQAVHTLRIDTYHRLRELGLTEDYAIPVSYSHYDHLLDTALSVGLIPSETTGTDFDLDEYFALARGTAQRSPLEMTKWFDTNYHYLVPELEDSTNFKAHPQHLLSLVSEARAAGHLVRPVLVGPVTLLTLAKTAPGTTASPLDRLEELTAVYLDVISILAAAGVDWVQLDEPALVTDDPGFTDEQLAEAAGRAYATLSGAGTHPKIFVTAPYGSLRSGLSTLATSGVDALGVDISAATRAHDPTYLDRVAAEVPEPTHLVAGIVDGRTVWAADLRESLDALTGLGRKSLSVSTSTSLLHVPYTVANESALPVDVASWLSFAEEKVTEVEALATALSSGPEARAAAFNRSDRARRTRAESSRVHNAEVAARTAAVAGDSGFRTDYATRRRAQSALEVPSLPTTTIGSFPQTAEVRRARADHRASRIDDAAYEQAMKAEIDRVVTLQEDLGLDIIVHGEPERNDMVQYFAENLDGFATTDNGWVQSYGSRCTRPPILFGDVSRPAPITVEWSSYAATRTQQLVKGMLTGPVTILAWSFVRDDVPLAESADQIALALSDEVADLEAADIGIIQVDEPALRELLPLREADRQAYLDWSVRSFRLVTSRVAPGTQIHTHLCYSEFGEIIEAINALDADVTSIEAARSRMEVLNDIADFDFVRGIGPGVYDIHSPRVPSVPELTELIDAALAKVPAERLWINPDCGLKTRSYSEVRASLANLVAARDEVRARKAHTVAV from the coding sequence ATGACCGCCCCATTCCCGACCGCCACGATCACCGGCTATCCGCGCATCGGTCCCCGACGCGAGCAGAAGAAGGCCCTCGAATCGTATTGGGCCGGACGCATCGACGCCGCTGAGTACGCCCAGGCCGTGCACACTCTGCGCATCGACACCTACCACCGACTGCGCGAGCTCGGGCTCACCGAGGACTATGCGATCCCCGTGTCCTACAGTCACTACGACCACCTCCTCGACACTGCGCTGAGCGTCGGCCTCATCCCCTCCGAGACCACGGGCACCGACTTCGACCTCGACGAATACTTCGCCCTCGCCCGCGGCACCGCGCAGCGTTCCCCGCTCGAGATGACGAAGTGGTTCGACACCAACTACCACTACCTCGTGCCCGAACTCGAGGACTCGACGAACTTCAAGGCCCACCCGCAGCACCTGCTCTCCCTCGTCTCAGAGGCCCGGGCAGCCGGCCACCTCGTCCGCCCCGTCCTGGTCGGACCGGTCACCCTGCTGACCCTGGCGAAGACCGCACCCGGTACCACTGCCTCGCCGCTGGATCGGCTCGAAGAGCTCACCGCGGTCTACCTCGACGTCATCTCCATCCTCGCCGCCGCCGGCGTCGACTGGGTCCAGCTCGACGAACCGGCGCTCGTCACCGACGACCCCGGGTTCACCGATGAGCAGCTCGCCGAGGCGGCCGGGCGCGCCTATGCCACCCTGTCCGGGGCGGGCACCCACCCGAAGATCTTCGTCACCGCACCCTACGGATCACTGAGGTCCGGGCTCTCGACGCTGGCGACCTCGGGCGTCGACGCCCTCGGCGTCGATATCTCCGCCGCCACCCGCGCCCACGACCCCACCTACCTCGACCGTGTGGCCGCCGAGGTGCCCGAGCCGACCCACCTCGTCGCCGGCATCGTCGACGGACGCACTGTGTGGGCCGCTGACCTGCGAGAGAGCCTCGATGCGCTCACTGGTCTGGGACGAAAGTCGCTGAGCGTGTCCACGTCGACTTCCCTGCTCCACGTCCCCTACACAGTGGCCAACGAATCCGCGCTCCCGGTCGACGTCGCCTCGTGGCTGTCCTTCGCCGAGGAGAAGGTCACCGAGGTCGAAGCCCTGGCCACGGCCCTTTCCTCCGGACCCGAGGCGCGCGCCGCGGCGTTCAACCGCTCCGACCGTGCCCGTCGCACCCGGGCCGAATCCTCCCGAGTGCACAACGCCGAGGTGGCCGCCCGCACCGCAGCCGTGGCCGGTGACAGCGGCTTCCGCACCGACTATGCGACGAGACGGCGGGCTCAGTCGGCCCTCGAGGTCCCGTCCCTGCCGACGACGACGATCGGGTCGTTCCCGCAGACGGCCGAGGTTCGTCGGGCCCGCGCCGATCACCGAGCGTCTCGGATCGACGATGCCGCATACGAGCAGGCGATGAAGGCGGAGATCGATCGGGTGGTGACCCTGCAGGAGGACCTCGGACTCGACATCATCGTCCACGGCGAACCCGAACGCAATGACATGGTCCAGTACTTCGCGGAGAACCTCGACGGCTTCGCGACCACGGACAACGGTTGGGTCCAGTCCTACGGTTCACGCTGCACCCGGCCGCCGATCCTCTTCGGCGACGTCTCTCGCCCCGCGCCGATCACCGTCGAGTGGTCGAGCTACGCCGCGACGCGGACCCAGCAGCTCGTCAAGGGCATGCTCACCGGTCCGGTGACGATCCTCGCGTGGTCATTCGTCCGCGATGACGTCCCACTGGCCGAATCGGCCGACCAGATCGCACTGGCGCTCTCGGACGAGGTCGCCGACCTCGAGGCGGCCGACATCGGCATCATCCAGGTCGATGAGCCGGCCCTGCGAGAGCTTCTGCCGCTGCGGGAGGCCGACCGTCAGGCCTATCTCGACTGGTCGGTGCGTTCCTTCCGGCTCGTCACTTCTCGCGTCGCTCCTGGCACGCAGATCCACACCCATCTGTGCTATTCGGAGTTCGGTGAGATCATCGAGGCGATCAACGCCCTCGACGCGGATGTCACGAGCATCGAAGCGGCTCGGTCACGAATGGAGGTTCTCAACGACATCGCCGACTTCGACTTCGTGCGCGGCATCGGGCCGGGCGTCTACGACATCCATTCGCCGCGGGTGCCCTCGGTGCCCGAACTCACCGAGCTCATCGATGCGGCACTGGCGAAGGTCCCGGCTGAGCGGCTGTGGATCAATCCGGACTGCGGTCTCAAGACCCGCAGCTATTCCGAGGTCCGCGCCTCACTGGCCAATCTCGTCGCCGCCCGTGATGAGGTTCGTGCCAGGAAGGCACACACGGTGGCGGTCTGA
- the rarD gene encoding EamA family transporter RarD: MSQNPAPDESARRRAGLINGFSAYLLWGVMPLLFAAAAPTGALELVSHRVIWSLVFCAILLIFTGGFLRTWRILRSPRLFGVLLLASVLIAINWTTFIFGVETNQLVEISLGYYLNPLISIGLGVIFLGEKLRRLQWTAVGFGLLAVIIVGIGLGRVPYLAFTVALSFGLYGLVKNKVGSRVGALEGMAVESLVLAVPSAIYLIVLGSLGLQTFSGFGGWHVFVIIITGPATAIPLILFSAAARRIPLSWVGMLQYLTPTIQFTLGVTVLGEMMSTTRWIGFFVIWIAVILLCTDMIRHSRRPSITT; this comes from the coding sequence GTGAGCCAGAACCCTGCCCCCGATGAGAGCGCAAGACGCCGTGCCGGACTGATCAACGGATTCTCCGCCTACCTGCTGTGGGGTGTGATGCCGCTGCTCTTCGCGGCCGCGGCACCCACCGGCGCACTTGAGCTCGTCTCCCACCGAGTCATCTGGTCGCTGGTCTTCTGCGCGATCCTCCTCATCTTCACCGGCGGTTTCCTGCGCACCTGGCGGATTCTGCGCTCACCGCGTCTCTTCGGCGTTCTGCTGCTGGCCTCGGTGCTCATCGCCATCAACTGGACGACGTTCATCTTCGGGGTCGAAACCAACCAACTCGTCGAGATCTCGCTCGGCTACTACCTCAACCCGCTCATCTCCATCGGCCTGGGCGTGATCTTCCTCGGCGAGAAGCTGCGGCGCCTGCAGTGGACTGCGGTGGGCTTCGGTCTGCTCGCGGTCATCATCGTCGGCATCGGCCTCGGCCGCGTCCCGTACCTCGCGTTCACCGTCGCCCTGTCCTTCGGCCTCTACGGACTGGTGAAGAACAAGGTCGGCAGCCGAGTCGGCGCGCTCGAAGGCATGGCCGTCGAAAGCCTCGTCCTCGCCGTGCCCTCGGCGATCTACCTCATCGTTCTCGGCTCGCTGGGGCTGCAGACGTTCAGCGGGTTCGGCGGTTGGCACGTCTTCGTCATCATCATCACCGGCCCGGCCACCGCGATCCCGCTCATCCTCTTCAGCGCCGCCGCCCGCCGCATCCCCCTGTCCTGGGTGGGCATGCTCCAATACCTCACCCCGACCATCCAATTCACCCTCGGCGTCACTGTGCTCGGAGAGATGATGTCGACGACTCGTTGGATCGGCTTCTTCGTCATCTGGATCGCCGTGATCCTGCTGTGCACGGACATGATCCGCCACAGCCGACGCCCCTCTATTACTACCTGA
- a CDS encoding YajQ family cyclic di-GMP-binding protein has translation MASESSFDIVSKVDRQEADNALNQAAKEINSRYDFRGTDASIAWSGEAVQMKANSEDRVKAILDVFQSKLVKRGISLKSLEDGEPYPSGKEHRIDASLKEGIDKDNAKKISKIIRDEGPKGVKAQIQGDELRVSSKKRDDLQDVIALLKGQDLDVDLQFTNYR, from the coding sequence ATGGCCAGCGAATCCTCATTCGACATCGTCAGCAAGGTCGACCGTCAGGAAGCCGACAACGCGCTCAATCAGGCGGCGAAGGAGATCAACTCCCGCTACGACTTCCGCGGCACCGATGCGTCGATCGCCTGGAGCGGGGAAGCCGTGCAGATGAAGGCCAACAGCGAGGACCGGGTCAAGGCCATCCTCGACGTCTTCCAGTCGAAGCTGGTCAAGCGCGGAATCTCACTGAAGTCCCTCGAGGACGGTGAGCCGTACCCCTCCGGCAAGGAGCACCGCATCGACGCGTCCCTCAAGGAGGGCATCGACAAGGACAATGCGAAGAAGATCTCGAAGATCATCCGCGACGAGGGCCCCAAGGGCGTCAAAGCGCAGATCCAGGGCGATGAGCTGCGCGTGAGCTCGAAGAAGCGCGACGATCTGCAGGACGTCATCGCCCTGCTCAAGGGACAGGACCTCGACGTCGACCTGCAATTCACCAACTACCGCTGA
- a CDS encoding FAD-dependent oxidoreductase — protein MTRPFRVAIVGAGPAGIYAADLMTKAERDFDLSIDLFDRLPTPFGLVRYGVAPDHPRIKGIINALIKVLDRGDIRLFSNVEYGVDLHLEELTDRYDAVVFSTGCFVDAALDLPGIDLPGSYGAADFVNWYDSHPDVPQSWPLDAQRVAVIGNGNVALDVARVLAKQADDMHTTEIPDHVYEGLKSSQVTDVHIFGRRGPAQAKFTPLELRELGAVKDVDLIVYPEDFEFDEGSMQAIESSNQTKQVAKTLTDFTMREPTGAKRRLHLHFLHAPVAILGEDTVTGLRTERMELDGSGGATGTGSFHDWEIDAVYRAVGYAGTKLPQLSFDDRKRVIPNHEGRVVDSDDQTTAAEADVVQGVYTTGWIKRGPVGLIGHTKGDALETIGHILDDRAAGVLTDPVYPDESAIVDLLESKGVEFADWEGYHRVEAAEKAAGETVGRERIKLATREAMLAEARGHVTAESVGQPSAGS, from the coding sequence ATGACTCGTCCCTTCCGGGTGGCCATCGTCGGCGCCGGTCCTGCTGGGATCTACGCGGCCGACCTCATGACAAAGGCAGAGCGCGACTTCGATCTGAGCATCGATCTCTTCGATCGCCTGCCGACTCCCTTCGGACTCGTCCGCTACGGAGTCGCTCCCGACCACCCGCGGATCAAGGGCATCATCAACGCCCTGATCAAGGTCCTCGACCGAGGCGATATCCGCCTGTTCTCCAATGTCGAATACGGAGTCGACCTCCACCTCGAAGAGCTCACCGACCGCTATGACGCGGTGGTCTTCTCCACCGGCTGCTTCGTCGACGCCGCACTCGATCTGCCCGGCATCGATCTGCCCGGATCCTACGGTGCCGCGGACTTCGTCAACTGGTACGACTCGCACCCCGACGTCCCGCAGTCCTGGCCGCTGGATGCGCAGCGCGTCGCCGTCATCGGCAACGGCAACGTCGCCCTCGACGTCGCCCGCGTGCTCGCGAAGCAGGCCGACGATATGCACACCACAGAGATCCCCGATCACGTGTACGAGGGGCTGAAGTCCTCGCAGGTCACCGATGTCCACATCTTCGGCCGTCGCGGACCGGCCCAGGCGAAATTCACCCCGCTGGAGCTGCGTGAACTCGGCGCCGTCAAGGACGTCGACCTCATCGTCTACCCGGAGGACTTCGAGTTCGACGAAGGGTCGATGCAGGCGATCGAGTCGAGCAACCAGACCAAGCAGGTCGCCAAGACGCTCACGGACTTCACCATGCGTGAACCCACCGGAGCGAAGCGGCGTCTCCACCTGCACTTCCTGCACGCACCGGTCGCCATCCTCGGCGAGGACACGGTGACGGGGCTGCGCACCGAACGCATGGAACTCGACGGCTCCGGCGGTGCCACCGGCACCGGCAGCTTCCACGACTGGGAGATCGACGCCGTCTACCGTGCCGTCGGATATGCGGGCACAAAGCTGCCACAGCTGTCCTTCGACGATCGCAAACGCGTGATCCCGAACCATGAGGGGCGCGTCGTCGACTCCGATGATCAGACCACGGCCGCCGAAGCCGATGTCGTTCAGGGCGTGTACACCACCGGATGGATCAAGCGCGGACCCGTCGGGCTCATCGGCCACACCAAGGGCGATGCGCTCGAGACCATCGGCCACATCCTCGACGACCGTGCCGCAGGTGTGCTCACCGATCCCGTGTACCCGGACGAATCGGCCATCGTCGACCTTCTCGAATCCAAGGGCGTCGAATTCGCCGATTGGGAGGGCTACCACCGCGTCGAGGCCGCCGAGAAGGCGGCCGGTGAGACCGTGGGACGTGAGCGGATCAAACTCGCCACCCGTGAGGCGATGCTCGCCGAGGCGCGCGGCCACGTCACTGCCGAATCCGTCGGCCAGCCGTCCGCCGGCAGCTGA
- a CDS encoding polyprenyl synthetase family protein, producing MSHLASPATFTGDDAQLAAEISTQLETVEARLYEVTEQTRRLPDETSKHLLAAGGKRARPNLVLLTARLGDANNDDIIDAAVAVELIHLASLYHDDVMDDAPVRRGAPAAHEVWGNSVAILTGDLLFSKASGVTANLGPEAVRIQAETFERLVLGQLNEFAGPPEDADEIEHYIQVLADKTGSLIATSARFGVMFSGADAALAEPVRVFGERVGVAFQLADDIIDLTTTSSESGKTPGTDLRERVPTLPVLYVRAAAAEGDAAAAEVVDLLDADLTSDDALEAARAALAAHPVTEKARAEALRWADEAKSALAPLPEGRVKDSLFAFADSVVARTS from the coding sequence ATGAGCCACCTAGCCTCTCCGGCCACCTTCACCGGTGACGACGCCCAGCTCGCGGCAGAGATCTCGACTCAGTTGGAAACCGTGGAGGCCCGTCTCTACGAGGTCACCGAACAGACGCGGAGACTGCCCGACGAGACATCGAAGCATCTGCTGGCCGCCGGCGGAAAACGCGCCCGTCCGAACCTGGTTCTGCTCACCGCCCGCCTCGGCGATGCGAACAACGACGACATCATCGACGCGGCCGTCGCGGTCGAACTCATCCATCTCGCATCGCTCTACCATGACGACGTCATGGACGACGCGCCCGTGCGCCGCGGAGCACCGGCCGCCCATGAGGTGTGGGGCAATTCGGTGGCGATCCTCACCGGCGATCTGCTCTTCTCCAAGGCCTCCGGCGTCACCGCGAACCTCGGCCCCGAAGCCGTGCGCATCCAGGCCGAGACATTTGAGCGTCTCGTCCTCGGTCAGCTCAACGAATTCGCCGGCCCGCCGGAGGACGCCGACGAGATCGAGCACTACATCCAGGTGCTCGCCGACAAGACCGGATCGCTCATCGCGACCTCGGCGCGCTTCGGCGTCATGTTCTCCGGAGCCGATGCGGCGCTGGCCGAGCCCGTCCGGGTCTTCGGCGAACGCGTCGGCGTGGCCTTCCAGCTCGCCGATGACATCATCGACCTGACCACGACATCCTCCGAGTCGGGCAAGACCCCGGGCACGGATCTGCGCGAACGCGTGCCCACCCTGCCCGTGCTCTACGTGAGGGCCGCTGCCGCTGAGGGTGATGCCGCCGCCGCCGAGGTGGTCGACCTCCTCGATGCGGATCTGACCTCCGATGACGCTCTGGAAGCCGCTCGTGCTGCGCTGGCGGCCCATCCAGTGACCGAGAAGGCCCGAGCAGAAGCATTGCGCTGGGCCGATGAGGCCAAGTCGGCTCTGGCCCCGCTGCCGGAGGGACGTGTCAAGGACTCGCTGTTCGCCTTCGCCGACTCCGTCGTCGCCCGCACCTCCTGA
- a CDS encoding DUF1992 domain-containing protein: MSDDTDDAQPPRRLNSLEERNAVVESALDRAIKRGDFDDLPGLGKPLTGLHGSSDPDWWIKQKMDSEGINGVAPAAFQLRKENAVLEDTVDAFTEESDVRDYLAGFNARVREAVMDLREGPPVFTPPRDVEKEVAAWRRRRNAKKNDSVTEAEPGDPEAEPGDQPVDPESVGSPRRWWHRFRR, encoded by the coding sequence ATGAGCGATGACACGGACGATGCGCAGCCGCCTCGGCGTTTGAATTCGCTCGAGGAACGCAACGCCGTCGTCGAATCCGCTCTCGACCGAGCCATCAAGCGCGGTGACTTCGACGATCTGCCGGGCCTCGGCAAACCGCTGACCGGTCTGCACGGCTCATCCGATCCCGATTGGTGGATCAAGCAGAAGATGGATTCCGAAGGCATCAACGGTGTCGCTCCGGCCGCCTTCCAGCTGCGCAAGGAGAACGCCGTCCTCGAGGACACCGTCGACGCCTTCACCGAAGAATCTGACGTCCGAGACTACCTCGCCGGCTTCAACGCCCGAGTCCGCGAGGCCGTCATGGATCTGCGCGAGGGCCCGCCCGTGTTCACTCCGCCCCGCGACGTGGAGAAGGAGGTCGCCGCATGGCGGCGGCGTCGGAATGCGAAGAAGAACGACTCCGTCACCGAGGCGGAACCCGGGGATCCCGAGGCGGAACCGGGGGATCAGCCCGTCGATCCGGAGTCGGTGGGTTCACCTCGGCGATGGTGGCATCGTTTCCGTCGCTGA